The following DNA comes from Caulobacter mirabilis.
ACATGGCGCTCTTCCCTGTGGTCTCGTCGGCGAAAAATGTACGACGTAAATCTACGATGTAAACCGGTATCGGCCGCTCGACTGCCCCTGCGGAACGCCTGAGAACATCCGATCCGGAAAAGGCGCCCGCGTTCAGAGGCGCCGGGAGGACCCGCATGACCAGCCCGCTCGCCGCCTTGAACGAGAGCCGCAAGAGCCCGTTCTACGAGGAGCATCACCACGCCTGGCGCGACACGCTGCGCCGGTTCGTGGAGGCGGAGATCATGCCCCATGTGAACGACTGGGACGAAGCCGGCGAGTTCCCGCGCGAGCTCTACAGGAAGGCCTCGGACGTCGGGCTGCTGCGGCTGGGCTGGCCGGAGGAATACGGCGGCGTGCCGTCGGACCCCTTCATGTCGATCGTCACCAGCCAGGAGATGGCGCGCCACGGCGCCGGCGGGGTCAACGCCAGCCTGATGGTCCACGGCATCGGCCTGCCGCCGATCCGCCGGCTGGGGAGCCAGGCGATGAAGGATCGGATCATCCCGGAGGTGCTGTCCGGCGAGAAGATCATCGCCCTGGGCATCACCGAACCTTCGGGCGGGTCCGACGTGGCCAACCTGAAGACCACCGCCCGCCGCGACGGCGACCACTATGTCGTCAACGGCTCCAAGATGTTCATCACCGGCGGCATGCGGGCCGACTACTACACCGTCGCCGTCCGCACGGGCGGGGAGGGCGCGGGCGGCGTCTCCCTGCTGCTGATCGAGCGTGACCGGGAAGGCTTTTCCCGCACGCCGCTGAAGAAGCAGGGCTGGTGGGCGTCGGACACGGCGGCGCTCTATTTCGACGACGTCCGGGTGCCGGTCGAGAACCTGATCGGCCAGGAGAACCGGGGCTTCGCCGGGATCATGGAGAACTTCAACGGCGAGCGGATCGGGATGAGCGCCGGGGCGATCGGGTTTTCGAAGGTCTGTCTGGAAGACGCCATCAGCTGGGCGCAGGAGCGGGTGACCTTCGGCAAGCGGCTCGCCGACCACCAGGTGATCCGCCACAAGCTGGCCGACATGTACAAGCGCATCAACGCGACCCAGTCCTGGCTGGAGCTGCTGGCCTGGCGCATCCAGCAGGGCGAGAGCCCGATCGCCGAGATCGCCCTGCTCAAGGTCCAGGCCACCGAGACCATGGAGTACTGCGCCCGCGAGGCGATGCAGGTGATGGGCGGCAATGGCTACATGCGCGGCAGCCGCGTGGAGCGGATCTATCGCGAGGTCCGCGTCAACGCGATCGGCGGCGGGTCCGAGGAGATCATGCGCGATCTGGCGGCGCGGCAGATGGGGATCTGATTTCCTCCCCCTTTGGGAGAGGGGGACCGTCCGACAGGTCGGTGGAGCGGGCCTAATGTGGTGGACAGCAGCCGGCGCCTTTGGCCCCCTCCACCATGCTGCGCATGGTCCCCCTCCCCCGGTGGGGGAGGATCAGGACCACGGATAAACCCACGTCTCCGACACCGGTCGGCCGTCGCGCATCAGGGCGCAGCGGATGTCGCCCTGGCCGGGCTTGAAGTTGAAGGCCAGGCGGACGCCGCCGGTCACCGCGTTGGGCTGGACCACGACATGGCGGACCTCGCCGCCGGGAATGTCGATCGCCCCGATGAGCCCCTCCGGATCGCCGACGACGGGGCCGTAGTCGATGACCAGCCGCTTCCACTCCGCCGAGTCGCCCGCGCCCGAGCGCCAGGCCATCACCCGGGCGACGGCGGGGTCGGTGACGTCGCGACCCCAGTTCAGGCGGTAGGCGACCGTCACCGGCTGCTGCGCCTTCAGCGGCGCGGCGGCGCGCCATTCGGCGACGGTGTTGTCGTCGGCTTCGCTCTTGGCGTGGAGCTCGACCAACCGCGCCTGCCCGGCGGGCCAGGCGACCATCGGCTCGACCCAGAGGCTGGGCCGCAGGTCGTAGCGGGCCTCGAGGTCCTCGTAGTCGCGGAAGGCGGTCTTGCGCTGGATCAGGCCGAACGACCCGGAGCCGCCCAGCAGCGTCGGCCGCGTCGCCGGCGGATTGGCCAGCGGCCGCCAGGTGCGGGTCCCGTCCGCCTGGGTCACGGCGATGCCGTCGGAATCGTGCACCGCCGGGCGGAAGTCGTCGTACTTGGCGCCGGTCTCCTGGTCGAACAGGAACATGCTGGTCAACGGGGCGAAGCCCACGCGCGGCGTGTCGTGGCGCGGGAACAGCACCGCCCAGACGTCCATGGTGGTGACATCGCCCGGGGTGACCACGAAGCGATAGGCGCCGGTGAGGCTCGGGCTGTCGAGCAGGCCGTGCAGGATGACGCTGGCCGCGCCCGGTTCGGGCCGCTCCAGCCACCAGGCGCGGAAGTCGGGGAACTCCTCGGGCCAGTCGCCGGCCCCGATCGCCAGACCTCGGGCCGACAGGCCGTAGACCCCGCCGCGCGCCACGCCGCGGAAGTAGCTGGCCCCGATGAAGGCGGCGACCTCGTCCAGCTTGTCGGGCTGGTTGATCGGGTTCAGCAGGCGGAAGCCGGCGAAGCCCAGCTCCGGATGGCCCTCCAGGCCCGCGGGCGTCCCCTGGCCGAAGGCGAACATCTCGGGCGTGTAGCCGATCGGCGTCGCGCGGCCGCCGGCGACCTCGAAGATCTCGACCCGGGTCTTGGCCAGGCCGCCCCGATGGAAGAAATGCGCCTGGAACGGCAGGCCCAGGTCACGCCAGAGGGCCCGGCTCTCGACGAAGCGGATCTGGCGATAGCCGTCGTAGTCCAGCGCCGCCAGCGACGGCGGCAGGGTCTTGTCCGGCCCGACATAGGGCTTGCGCGCCAGCTCGCGCGCCAACTTCGGCACGGTGTCGCCGTTGAAACGGGCCGGGCCGGGCGCGGCGCCGCCGGCCATCATGGCCGCCACGACGCCCGCGCCCAGGAGTTCACGCCGGGTCATCTGCACTCAAGCCTCGTCAAACAGGTCCCGGATCGGGCTCCACCCTCTGCGGTGAATGGGCGAGGGGCCCAGTCGTTGCAACGCCTCGACATGGATCGGGGCGTGATAGCCCTTGTGGGCCGCGAAGCCATAGCCGGGGTAGAGGGCGTCCATCTCGACCATCAGCCGGTCGCGGGCGGTCTTGGCAAGGATCGAGGCGGCGGCGATCGAGGCGCTGATCGAGTCGCCCTTGACCACCGTCTTGATCTCGCAGGGGAGGCGGAACCTGTAGTTGCCGTCGACCAGGGCGAAGGCGGCCGGCGTCGCCAGGCCCTCGACCGCGCGGCGCATGGCCAGGCCGGTGGCCTGCAGGATGTTCAGTTCGGCGATCTCGTCGACGCTGGCGAAGGCCACGCACCAGGCGGTCGCCCTGAGCTTGATCTCGCCCTCCAGCGCCTCGCGCTTCAAGGCGGTCAGCTTCTTGGAGTCGTTCAGGCCCGCGGGCGCCGTGTCCGGATCGAGGATCACCGCCGCGGCGCAGACCGGCCCCGCCCAGGGGCCGCGGCCGGCCTCGTCGACCCCGCAGACAGGGCCGGGACAGGCGGCTTCGAGCAGGAAATCGGGACCGGCGGCGGGGGGCATCACCGCCCTATACGCTGGACCGGTCCGTGTCGGAAGCAGCCGGCCAGATGGTCGTTCACCATCCCGGTGGCCTGCATGAAGGCGTAGACGATCACCGGGCCGACGAACTTGAAGCCCTTCTTCTTGAGCGCCTTGGACATGGCCTCCGCCTCGGGGCTCTTCACCGGCACCTGCGAGGTCGCGTCCCAGTGGTTCACGATCGGCTTGTCGCCGACGAAGGCCCACAGGAACTCGCTGAAGTCCTCGCCCCGGTCGCGCATCTCCAGAAAGATCTTCGCGCCGGAGATGGCGGCGTCGATCTTGGCGTTGGAGCGCACGATGCCGGCGTCGGCCATCAGCCGGGCGCGGTCTTCGGGCCCATAGAGCGCCACCTTCTCGGGATCGAAGCCGTCGAAGGCCGCGCGGAAGGCGTCGCGCTTGCGCAGGATGGTGATCCAGGCCAGCCCGGCCTGGAAACCGTCCAGCACCAGCTTCTCCCAGAGGGCGCGGCTGTCGTACTCGGGCACGCCCCACTCGTCGTCGTGGTAGGCGATGTACTGCGCGTCGGTCGCGCCGGGCCAGGTGCAGCGGAGCAGGGAGGTGTCGGTCATGCGCCGGACGTTAGCGGCGGCCGCGCAAGGCGGCCAGAACTTTTCGTGAACTTCAGGGCGTGCGGCGGACGGCGTTTGTGATCGCCGATCGATGGGAGCTAATGCCGCCATGTCCGGGAATCAGTCGCCCAGCCTCTATCTGAAGCTCCGCCGCAGCGTTGACCGCGACCTGTCCCGTCAGGGGCGGCCGATGTCGCCCTACTGGGGCCTTGCGCCGTTGGGCCTCCTGGCTTTCGGACATCCCTTTCTCGGCGCGATGGAGATCCCGGCCTGGTGCCTGGCCGGCGCCGTCGCCGTGGCCTGGGCCGGCTTCATCGCCTGGCGCGGACTACGCCTGGCCAAGGCGCATGCGCTCAAACGGGATCGCGACTTCGACCGGCGCGGCAAGTTCGGCCTGGCGCCCGTCTACTGGGGCAGCGAAAGCGCCGCCCGCGCCGGAAGCCGCCGCCGGGGCGAGAAGCGGCGGGGGCAGGCCTGATCCTCTGCGAACGTCGGTCGCATTTCCGATTTCCTGTCGTCTCGCCTAAGACGCTGAAATGACGCGGCGCCCCGAACGCGTCACGATTGCGGACGAGAACCGTCCGGGTCCGGAAAGGCGTGAGGCGAGCTTGAAGACGTTGGCGGTGATCGCCCTCAAGGGGGGCTCGGGTAAGACCACGGTGGCGACCCACCTGGCGCTGGCCGCCCATCGCCGCGGCGTCGATACGCTGCTGGTCGACACCGATCCCCAGTTCTCGGCCCGCGACATCCTCGGCGCTCGCGAAGCGCCGGGGCCGGCCTATGTCGAGTCCTCGGGCCGCAACGTCCTGACCGCGCAGTTCGCCGCCCTGGCGGAGCGCAAGGATCTGCTGATCGTCGACACCGCCGCCGGCGCCGTCGAGGCCGTCAGCGAGGCGGTGGTGATCGCCGACTTCGTGCTGATGGTCGCCCGGCCGACCCTCATCGACCTGTCGGGCCTGGCCCGATCGCTGATGTTGGTCCGCCGGCTGGGCAAGCCCTGCGCCGTCGTGGTGAACCAGGCTCCGGTCGCCCGCGAGAACGTCGAGGCGCCGCTGGTGAAGCGGGCGATGAAGGGTCTCGACTACATGAAGGTCGAGGTCGCCCCGGCCATCCTGCGCTCGCGGGCCATCTACCAGGTCGCGCTGGAGCGTGGCCGCTCGGTCGAAGAGAGCTCCGACCGCCACGCCGCCCGCGAGATCGCCGGGCTGTGGGACTATGTCGCCGAGCGGATCGGCTTGAAGGCTGGCGACGCGGAGGCCTAGCCTTCGAACCACGCCGGCCGCTCGATCCGCACCGGGCGGCCGTCCACGGTCAGGTCCGCGCCTTCGATGCGGTCCAGCCGCACCGTCGCCATCGCCCGGCCGTCATGGCCCGACAGCACCTCGCCGCCCCGCAGGTCGTCGGCGGTCAGGACTTCCGCGCCCTGGGCCGGGGCCGGGCCGTCGAAGGCCAACGGCAGCATGCGGTTGCGGATCTGACCGCGGCGCTTCATCCGGCTGGTCGTCTCCTGGCCGATGAAGCAGCCCTTCTGGAAGTCGATGCCGTGCAGCAGGTCGAAGTTGGCCTCGATCGGATAGGTCTTCTCCTCGCCCCAGTCGGCCGGCCCGGGGACGCCGAGCGACAGGCGATGGGCGTCGTAGGCGGCCTCATCCAGGACGGTCGCGCCGGCTGGCGCCGCCGCGCCATAGCCGCGCAAGCCGAGCGCGGACAGCCGGGGGTCAGCGATGAAGCCGTCAGCCGCGTCCGTGTTCCAGAGCGCCGAGACCGTCCGCTCGTCCGCCGCGATCTCGACCTTGGCCCGCAGGCGGTACATCGACAGCCGCACAATCAGCGCTTCGCGTTTCTCCGCCGCGACGTCCAGCAAGGCTCCGTTCTGCTCCTCCAGCACGAACAGGTCGTAGAGCAGTCGACCCTGGGCGTTCAGGAGCGCGCCGAACCGAAGGTCTCCGACGGTCATCGTATCGACATCCTGGGTCAGCAGACCTTGCAGGAACGATCGCCAGTCGGGACCCGTTACCGAGATCAGGGCGCGACTTTCGAGGAGGGCGTATGCAGGTGAAGCGGTCATGGACCCTAGGTGGCGCTTCCGGCGGTGGAGCGCCAGCCCATAGAGCCCTATACCTAGGCGGATGATCGCCCGGTCCTTCCCGATTCTGATCGTCGGCCCCACGCGCATCGGCGACGCCGTGCTCGCGTCGGGGCTCGTCAAGAAGCTCGCCGACGAGGCGCCCGGCGCCCGGTTCACCATCGCCGTCGGCCCCGCCGCTGCGTCCCTGTTCCGCGAGGTTCCGGGTCTCGACGAACTGATCGTCATGGAGAAACTCAAGGGTTCGGGCCATTGGTTCGCGCTCTGGAACAAGGTCCGCCATACCCGCTGGGGGCTGGTGATCGACATGCGCGGCTCGGCCCTGAGCAGTTTCCTCAAGCGCGACCGACGGGCCGTCTACAAGCGCCCGAGCGAGCCGACCCACAAGGTGATCGAGGCCGCGCGCCTGCTCACCCTCGAGGATGATCCGCCGCCGCCCTACCTGTTCACCAGTCCCGAGATCGAGGCTCACGCCGACGAACTGGTCGGCGAGGGCGGTCCGATCCTGGCCATCGGTCCGGCGGCCAACTGGATGGGAAAGACCTGGCCGATCGAGCGCTTCGGCCGGCTGGCGATCGAACTGCTGGACGACGAAGGTCCGATGGCCGGCGGCCGCCTGATGATCCTGGGCGGGCCCGAGGACGTCCGCCATGTCGAGCCGCTGGCCCGGACCATGCCCAAGGACCGGCTGATCGACCTGACCGGCCAGATCGACCTGCTGACCGCCTACGCCTGCCTCAAGCGGGCGCGGCTGTTCGTCGGCAACGATTCGGGCCTGATGCACCTGGCCGCCGCGGCCGGGGCGCCGACGGTGGGTCTGTTCGGTCCCTCGGACGATCGTCTCTACGCGCCTTGGGGGCCGCATACCCGGGTGGTCCGCGGACCGCGCGAATTCGAGCAGTTCAAGCAGGTCGACCCGGACTTCACCCAGGCCATCAACCACATGATGGACCTCCCCGTGGACGCCGTCGTCCGCGCCGCCCGCGAGCTGCTGGCGGAGACGGAGGAGGACGACGAAGGCGTCGAGGCGGAGATCGAGGAAGCGCCGCCGGCGGACGAGCCGGAGGCCGACGCGGAAGACTAGGCCTTGCGTGGTTCGAGACGCGGACCTGCAGGTCCGCTCCTCACCATGACGCATTCTGAGTTCGTCGTGGCGAGGAGCGAGCGTGAAGCGAGCGTCTCGAACCACGCAACGCGACTCCGCGACTATGGGGGTGCAGGCTGAAGCGTGCGGGTCTACAAGCCGACGAACCCATAGTCCCGAGGCTCCCCCATGACCCAGACCTACGACCTGATCCTCCGCGGCGGCGAGGTGGTGAACCATGCGGGGCGCGGTCTGACCGATGTCGGGGTCAAGGACGGCAAGATCGTCGCCATCGGCGACCTGTCGCAGGCCTCCGCGGCGGAGGTGTTCGACGCCGCCGGCCTGACCGTGCTTCCGGGCGTGATCGACAGCCAGGTGCACTTCCGCGAGCCGGGTCTCGAGTGGAAGGAAGATCTGCAGACCGGCGCCGATGCGGCGGTGCGCGGCGGCGTGGTCGCCGTGTTCGAGATGCCGAACACCGAGCCGACCACCACCGATCCGGACGCGCTGGCCGACAAGCTGCGCCGCGCCAAGGGCCGGATGAGCTGCGATCACGCCTTCTACGTCGGCGGCACGCACGAGAACGCCCAGTTCCTCGGCGAGCTGGAGCGTCTGCCCGGCTGCTGCGGCGTCAAGGTGTTCATGGGCGCCTCGACGGGCACCCTGCTGATCAAGGACGACGAGGGCGTCGAGGCCGTGCTGCGCAACATCCAGCGCCGGGCCGCCTTCCATTCCGAGGACGAGTACCGCCTGGAGGATCGTCGCCCGCTGGCCCGCACCGGCGACTGGACCAGCCACCCCGAGGTCCGCGACGCCGAGAGCGCCATCATGTCGACCTGCCGCCTGGTCGGCCTGGCCCAGAAGGTCGGCAAGCGCATCCACGTGCTGCACGTGACCACGGCCGAGGAGATCGAGTTCCTGAGCCGGCACAAGGACGTCGCCAGCGTCGAGGTCACGCCTCAGCATCTGACGCTGGAGGGTCCGGAAGCCTATGAGCGGCTGAGGGGCTACGCCCAGATGAACCCGCCGATCCGCGACGCCTATCATGTCGCCGGCCTGTGGCGCGGGATCGACCTGGGCGTCGCCGACGTGCTGGGCTCCGACCACGCGCCGCACACCAAGGACGAGAAGGCGCGGCCCTATCCGGCCTCGCCGTCGGGCATGCCGGGCGTGCAGACCCTGGTGCCGGTGATGCTGACCCATGTCGCCGAGGGACGGCTGACGCTGGAACGCTTCGTCGACCTGACCAGCCACGGCGTGAACCGCGTCTTCGGCCTGGCCGACAAGGGCCGCCTGGCGGTCGGCTACGACGCCGACTTCACCATCGTCGACCTGAAGGCGCGCCGCACCATCAAGCACGAGGACATGGCCACCCGCGTCGGCTGGACGCCGTTCGACGGCTTCGAGGCCAAGGGCTGGCCGGTGGCGACCATCGTGCGCGGCAAGGTGGTCATGCGCGACGACGAGATCGTGCTGCACGGCGCCGGCGAGCCGGTGCGTTTCGCCGAGACCCTGGCCCACTGAGGTGAGCGTCGAGATCCGGCCGTTCGCCGAGAAGGACCGCGCCCGCTGCCAGCGGATCGCGGCCGTCGCCGCGATGTCGTCCTATGGGCCGCGCCTGGAGGCGACGGTCGAGGTCTTCCACGACGACCAGCCGCTGGAAGACTGCGATTGGCGGATGGTGGCGGTCGTCGACGGAGAGGTCGCCGGCTTGATCGACATGATCGGCGGCCATGTCTCGAACCTGTTCGTCGATCCCGCGCGCCAGGGCCAAGGGGTCGGCTCGCGCCTGATGGCGGCGGCGGAGGAACGGGTCGAGGGCGACCTGACGCTGTCGGTCTTCACCGTGAATCCGGACGCGCGGCGGCTCTACGAGCGGCTTGGCTTCGTGCTGGAGGGCATGGGTTTCACCGACTTCGCCGGCGGCCGCCACGAACTGTGGCGGATGCGCAAGCCGCGGGGTTAGGCGGTTCAGAACATCCCGGGCGTGATGTCGCGCCGCGAATGAAGGACGCGGACGAGGGCTATGCCGCCGCGATCCATCGGCCTGTTGGCGAATCTGGAAAACGAGATCGTCCGCCCGCATCGAGGTTGTCGTCGGCCACATACTCCCAGATATCGACCAGGTCGGTTTCAGCCTGGCGCGAGATGTGGAGTTTGCTCACTCGGCGGCCTGGCGGGCGAGAAGGCGCTTCCGTCCCTCGGTCTTGATGCGTTCGAGAACCTTATCGTCGAACTCGCCCGCGTCCCCGCTCGCCAGCCCGTCCTCGATGTCCTTCTTCAGACGCAGGAACTTGGCCTCGCGCTCCTGCAGCAGACGCAGGCCTTCGCGGACAGCCTCCGAGGCCGAGCCGTACCGGCCGGACTTCACCGCCTGCTCGACGAAGGCTTCCAGTTCCGGGGTCAGGGACACGTTCATTGGGAAACTCCTTCGACGTGAGAATAACACAAAACGTGCAATTTTTGACATTGCGCGCCCTCTCGACATTTTTCGCGGACCCTGTCGAATGCGGCGATCCTCGCGCGTCTCTCCGCCAAGACGGCGCAGCGGGCGCCGTCGTGATGGGAGACCGACCGTGAAGTACATGCTGCTGATCTACGAACCGCACGACGCCTACACGGGCGACAACGGCGAGGCGTTGCTGATGGAGATCGTCGGCAAGCACATGGCCCTGTCGCAGGACCTGGAGCAGAACGGCGTGTTGCTGGGCGGCGACGGCCTGCAGGGCGTGGAGACCGCCACCACGGTCGCGACCGGCGAGGGCGGGGTTCAGACCCTGCACGACGGCCCCTTCGCCGAGACCCGCGAGCAGCTGGGCGGCTACTATGTCGTCGAGGTGGCTGACCTGGACCAGGCGCTGGCCTGGGCGCGCAAGGTGCCGGTGGCCGTCGGCGGCAAGGTCGAGGTCCGGCCGGTGATGATCTACTGACGTGGACGTCGGGGCGGCGATCATCGGCGCACGCGCTCGCGTGGTCTCCGCCCTGGCCGCCCGGTTCCGCGACCTCGACCTGGCCGAGGACGCCTTCTCCGACGCCGCGCTGACGGCGCTGGCCGTCTGGCCGGCCGATCCGCCGCGTGATCCGGCCGCATGGTTGTGGCGGGCGAGCCTGCGGAAGGCGCTGGACGCGACACGGCGGATGGCGACCCGGACAAGGGCGGTGTTCGACGACCCCGCGCCGGAGCCCACGCCGGAGGACATCGTCATGCAGTCCGACACGCCCATCCCGGATGAACGGCTGCGGCTGATCTTCGTCTGCTGCCACCCCGCCCTGGCGCCGGAGGCGCGGGCGGCGCTGACGTTGAAGGTCGTCTGCGGCCTGTCGACCGAGCGGCTGGCCCGGGCCTTCCTGGTCGCCGAGCCGGCCATGCTCCAGCGGATCACGCGGGCCAAGCGCAAGATCGCCGGCGCGGGCGTGTCGTTCGAGGTCCCGGCGCGCGCCGCCTGGCCGGAGCGGCTGGGGGCGGTGCTGGCCACGCTCGAGATCGCCTACGCCCAGGCTTACGAAGACGCGGCCCTGGCCGGCGACGGGGCCGATTTCGCGGCGGAGGTGCTGCGCCTCTCGGGCCTGCTCGTCGAGCTCGTTCCAGACGATCCGGAGGTGCTGGGGTTGGCCGCCCTGGTGCGTTTCGCCGAGGCGCGCCGCGCCGCGCGGCTGGACCGCGACGGCGGCATGATCCCGCTGTCGGAACAGGATGTCCGCGCGTGGGACAGCGGCCTGATCGCCCAGGGCGCGCGGCTGCTCGACCGCGCCGCGGCGTATCGGCGGACCGGCGCCTGCCAGATCCTGGCGGCGATCCACGGCGCGCATCTGTCGCGGCGCGACAGCGGCGTCACGCCCTGGCCCACGATCGTCAGGCTCTACGAGGCGCTGCGCGTCCTGCGGCCGGGCCCGGTGACGGCGGTGAACCGCGCGGTCGCGCTCGGGATGGCGCAGGGGGTCGAGGCGGGGCTCGACGCCCTGGCGGCCGCGCCCGCCGACGGCCGCCTGGACCGATGGCTGCCCTGGCAGGCGGCGCGCGCGTGGCTGCTCGAGGAAGCCGGTCGAAACGAAGAGGCCAGGGCGGCGTACGACGCGGCCCTGGCCCTCGATCCCGCCCCGGCGGAGCGGCTCTACTTTCTGCGTCGTCGCGAGGCGATCAGCGCTCCTGAAGGTTGATGAACGGCGTCCCGCCCGAGCCGGTGACCTGGGGCAGTTTGCCGTCCCACTTTTCGACGGCCTTCAGCTCGACGTAGCGGGGGTTGGCGGCCAGCGCCTCGTTGATGATCCGGATCGACTCGGCCTGACCGCGGGCGGCGGCGATCTGGGCCTCGGCCTGGGCCTGGGCCTTGGCCACCTGGGCCCGGGCGGTCAGGGTCTCCTGGTCGGTCTTGGTCTTGGCCTGGATCGCCTGGAGGATGATGTCCGGGTAGCGGATGGTGCCGATCCAGTCGAGCTGGGTCACCTGCACGCCGTGGCGGGCCCATTTGTTCGACACCCGCGCCAGGGCGCGCTGGATCACCTGCTGGCGGCCGCCGGAATACAGCTGGTCGACGTTCACCCGCTCGGCCTCGGCGGCGATCGCCGAACGGACGTCGTTGCGGATCGGGCCGTCGAGCAGCTGGTCGAAGGTCAGGCGATAGGTCTCATACAGCTTCGGCGCCGAGGTCGGGTTGACCTGCAGGGTGATGGCCACGTCCGCGGTCATCGGCAGGCCGGTGTTGTCGGCGAAGGTGATCTCCTCGTTCTCCGGCCCGCGCTCGTCCGCTTCGCGGGTGTAGCTGTAGGTGCGCTGGATCACCGGATACTCGACGATCCGCTCGCCGATGCCGCGGAAGTGCCAGCCCGAGTTCAGGGACTGGTTGTCGACGCCGGCGCTGCCGCCGAGCGTACGGATCTTCACCCCGACATTGCCGGGCTCCACGGTCTTGCCGCAGCTGATGAGGCCGACCAGCACCAGGCCGGCGACGATGACGCCGGCGACGATGCGGCCGATGGATTTGGCGTTGAACATGCGAAGCCCCCCAACGAATGGCGGGTAGGCTGGCCTGACTCGCGCCGCGCGTCAGCTTGCAGGGGGTGGCGCGTCGGCGAACGGCGCCCGATAAGCAGGCATGGACGGAAACACCTCGCTCTCGACCGCGCCCTTCCGCGACGCCCGCTATGCGCCGCGCCGGCTGGACGTCACCCGCCGCGACGACGGCGCGCTCGTGCTGGCCAATCCGACGCCCTACGGCGAGCAGTTCCTCACGACGCTCGAGGCCCTGGCGCGCTGGAGCGTCGAGGCCCCGGACCGCGTCTGGCTGGCCGAGCGGGCCGGCGAAGGCTGGCGGACGGTCACCTACGCCCAGGCCGCAGAGCAGGTCGCCGCCCTGGCCGGCGCGCTGAAGGGTCTGGGCCTCAAGCGCGGCGACACCCTGCTGATCCTGGCCCGGAACGGCGTCGACCACGCCCTGATCGCCTACGCCGCCATGAGCCAGGCCGTCGCCGTCTCGCCGGTGTCGCCCCAGTACGGCCTGGCCGGCGCGGACCTGTCGCGGCTGGCCTATGCCTGCGGCGTGCTGAAGCCGGACGTGGTCTACGCCGACGATGCTGCGGCCTTCTCCGGCGCCCTGGCGGCGGACTTCCTGAAGGGCCTGCCGATCATCGCCAGCGCCAACGCGGGGGAAGGGCATATCCGCTTCGAGGACATGCTGGCCTCGCCGCCCGCCGCGTCGGTCGCCCAGCCCGACGATACGGCCAAGCTGCTGCTGACCTCGGGGTCGACGGGGCGGCCCAAGGCGGTCATCGGCCTGCACCGCAACATCTCGCTGAACGCCGCCCAGATCGCCGCCTGCTTCGATGATCCGGAGCCGCCGGTGGTGGTCAACGCCGCGCCCTGGAGCCACAGCCTGGGCGCCAACGCCATCCTGCACATGGTGCTGCACCGGGGCGGCACGCTCTACATCGACGCCGGCCAGCCGACCCCGGCCAGGTTCGCCGAGACGGTGCGGAACCTGCATGAGGTCGCGCCGACCTATCACAACATGGTGCCGGCCGGCTGGGCGCTGTTCGTCACCGAGCTGGAGAAGGACGAGGCCCTGGCCCGGACCTTCTTCTCGCGCGTGCGAGTGCTGCAGTACGGCGGCGCCTCGATGGCCCAGAGCATCCTCGACCGGGTGCAGGCGGTGGCGGTCCGCGCCGTCGGCGAGCGGATCACCTTCGCCACCGGCTACGGCTCGACCGAGACCGGGCCGACGGCCTGCAACATCCACTGGCTGAACGCCCGCTCGGGCATGATCGGCCTGCCGGTGCCGGGCACGGCGGTGAAGCTGGTCCCGGCCGGCGAGAAGTTCGAGATCCGGGTGAAGGGGCCGCAAGTCTCCCCCGGTTACCTGGGCGAGCCGGAGCTGTCGGCCCAGGCCTTCGACGAGGAGGGCTTCTACCGCCTCGG
Coding sequences within:
- a CDS encoding RNA polymerase sigma factor, which encodes MDVGAAIIGARARVVSALAARFRDLDLAEDAFSDAALTALAVWPADPPRDPAAWLWRASLRKALDATRRMATRTRAVFDDPAPEPTPEDIVMQSDTPIPDERLRLIFVCCHPALAPEARAALTLKVVCGLSTERLARAFLVAEPAMLQRITRAKRKIAGAGVSFEVPARAAWPERLGAVLATLEIAYAQAYEDAALAGDGADFAAEVLRLSGLLVELVPDDPEVLGLAALVRFAEARRAARLDRDGGMIPLSEQDVRAWDSGLIAQGARLLDRAAAYRRTGACQILAAIHGAHLSRRDSGVTPWPTIVRLYEALRVLRPGPVTAVNRAVALGMAQGVEAGLDALAAAPADGRLDRWLPWQAARAWLLEEAGRNEEARAAYDAALALDPAPAERLYFLRRREAISAPEG
- a CDS encoding glycosyltransferase family 9 protein, with the translated sequence MIARSFPILIVGPTRIGDAVLASGLVKKLADEAPGARFTIAVGPAAASLFREVPGLDELIVMEKLKGSGHWFALWNKVRHTRWGLVIDMRGSALSSFLKRDRRAVYKRPSEPTHKVIEAARLLTLEDDPPPPYLFTSPEIEAHADELVGEGGPILAIGPAANWMGKTWPIERFGRLAIELLDDEGPMAGGRLMILGGPEDVRHVEPLARTMPKDRLIDLTGQIDLLTAYACLKRARLFVGNDSGLMHLAAAAGAPTVGLFGPSDDRLYAPWGPHTRVVRGPREFEQFKQVDPDFTQAINHMMDLPVDAVVRAARELLAETEEDDEGVEAEIEEAPPADEPEADAED
- a CDS encoding dihydroorotase, encoding MTQTYDLILRGGEVVNHAGRGLTDVGVKDGKIVAIGDLSQASAAEVFDAAGLTVLPGVIDSQVHFREPGLEWKEDLQTGADAAVRGGVVAVFEMPNTEPTTTDPDALADKLRRAKGRMSCDHAFYVGGTHENAQFLGELERLPGCCGVKVFMGASTGTLLIKDDEGVEAVLRNIQRRAAFHSEDEYRLEDRRPLARTGDWTSHPEVRDAESAIMSTCRLVGLAQKVGKRIHVLHVTTAEEIEFLSRHKDVASVEVTPQHLTLEGPEAYERLRGYAQMNPPIRDAYHVAGLWRGIDLGVADVLGSDHAPHTKDEKARPYPASPSGMPGVQTLVPVMLTHVAEGRLTLERFVDLTSHGVNRVFGLADKGRLAVGYDADFTIVDLKARRTIKHEDMATRVGWTPFDGFEAKGWPVATIVRGKVVMRDDEIVLHGAGEPVRFAETLAH
- a CDS encoding YciI family protein; amino-acid sequence: MLLIYEPHDAYTGDNGEALLMEIVGKHMALSQDLEQNGVLLGGDGLQGVETATTVATGEGGVQTLHDGPFAETREQLGGYYVVEVADLDQALAWARKVPVAVGGKVEVRPVMIY
- a CDS encoding SPFH domain-containing protein; this translates as MFNAKSIGRIVAGVIVAGLVLVGLISCGKTVEPGNVGVKIRTLGGSAGVDNQSLNSGWHFRGIGERIVEYPVIQRTYSYTREADERGPENEEITFADNTGLPMTADVAITLQVNPTSAPKLYETYRLTFDQLLDGPIRNDVRSAIAAEAERVNVDQLYSGGRQQVIQRALARVSNKWARHGVQVTQLDWIGTIRYPDIILQAIQAKTKTDQETLTARAQVAKAQAQAEAQIAAARGQAESIRIINEALAANPRYVELKAVEKWDGKLPQVTGSGGTPFINLQER
- a CDS encoding type II toxin-antitoxin system ParD family antitoxin, with translation MNVSLTPELEAFVEQAVKSGRYGSASEAVREGLRLLQEREAKFLRLKKDIEDGLASGDAGEFDDKVLERIKTEGRKRLLARQAAE
- a CDS encoding GNAT family N-acetyltransferase, producing the protein MSVEIRPFAEKDRARCQRIAAVAAMSSYGPRLEATVEVFHDDQPLEDCDWRMVAVVDGEVAGLIDMIGGHVSNLFVDPARQGQGVGSRLMAAAEERVEGDLTLSVFTVNPDARRLYERLGFVLEGMGFTDFAGGRHELWRMRKPRG